GGTACGAAATTTGATGGTGAAATTAAGGCAGATAGCGGTTGGACAGATATCTTTATTACGCCAGGCTATGAATTTAAAGTTGTCCAAGCTTTCAGTACCAACTTTCACTTGCCAAAATCAACATTAGTTATGTTAGTCAGTGCCTTTGCCGGTCGTAAATTAACTTTGGATGCTTATCAACATGCCATAAACGAGCGTTACCGCTTCTTTAGTTTTGGCGATGCAATGTTTGTAAAATAAATGGCGTTAAAAAATTCCTAAGCAGGTAGTAATCCTTTAAGATTAGCTTTGCTCTAATTTTAAAGGAAAATATCCGCTTAGGAATTTTTTATGGGGAAATAAAGATTTATCCTCCCTTAACTAGGTTTTGACAAGTTAAAAGCATTTTGCCGGTTTGAGATGTGGTGAAAGTGAATTAGAAGATAAGCGTAACAATATCCACCAACACATGAGAAAGCCAAGAGCCCCAAATACTGCGATTTGTTTTTAAATAGACGGAGTTAAAAATCAGGCGTGCCACTCCTTGGAGCAGTAAAACGTGGAGCAAGGTTGAAAATATGGAACCATCCCAATAAACAAAGCTATGCATCAAACCAAAAATCAAGGCGCTCAAAAGTGAGCTACTCATTAAAGATAGACCTTTATTTCTAGCGGTTTCTAAAATGCCGATACCTAATAATTCTTCTCCCATTAACATAAAGGGAATTTTTAACAGCATACTGCC
The DNA window shown above is from Enterococcus montenegrensis and carries:
- a CDS encoding CPBP family glutamic-type intramembrane protease — protein: MNRLESKPLQTRNIVLGALFLCIGFTLLSLFTWAWWALLLGSIAAWLIVFKKDLFTIFTFPKHPWIILVGFVGYLILGIVVGTLAKFLGFSWAGNPIANQLGSMLLKIPFMLMGEELLGIGILETARNKGLSLMSSSLLSALIFGLMHSFVYWDGSIFSTLLHVLLLQGVARLIFNSVYLKTNRSIWGSWLSHVLVDIVTLIF